One genomic segment of Rivularia sp. PCC 7116 includes these proteins:
- a CDS encoding DUF3611 family protein, which produces MRTKLPSSSPSKQEFAGVFRLFGRISFWAHLLLGVAAGILLLLVMFSRNFSEINSAFIGFGIFLAVCGVIAVGFRVFWAYRYTRLAKRLQLPDSNLHPKKEEVIKILRIGLVTSLLGIGLGFLASEGAVIAVLGKTLAQPQGVAVYNPETVVRSIDLLLILADVTIIGAHFLGAVNSLGLVEWLDN; this is translated from the coding sequence ATGCGAACAAAATTACCTTCGTCTTCACCAAGTAAACAAGAATTTGCTGGTGTCTTTCGTCTATTTGGTAGAATCAGTTTCTGGGCACATTTGCTTCTAGGTGTAGCCGCTGGAATTTTGTTGCTATTAGTAATGTTTAGTCGCAATTTTAGCGAAATTAATAGCGCTTTTATTGGATTTGGCATATTTTTAGCAGTATGTGGTGTAATTGCAGTCGGTTTCCGAGTATTTTGGGCTTATCGTTATACTCGTTTAGCTAAGCGTTTACAGTTGCCAGATAGCAATTTACATCCGAAAAAAGAAGAAGTAATTAAAATTTTACGTATCGGTTTAGTTACTAGTCTGCTGGGAATCGGATTGGGTTTCTTAGCATCTGAAGGAGCAGTAATAGCTGTTTTAGGAAAAACTTTAGCTCAACCTCAAGGAGTTGCAGTTTATAATCCCGAAACGGTTGTACGCTCTATCGATTTACTGCTGATACTTGCTGATGTCACTATTATTGGCGCTCATTTCTTAGGTGCCGTTAATTCTTTAGGATTAGTTGAATGGTTGGATAATTAA
- a CDS encoding RNA-dependent DNA polymerase, translating into MIRHGKTASESWKSLPWKKFRANVFRLQRRVFKAVRVGDKRKARQLQKLILKSRAARFLAIRQVTQLNAGKKTAGIDGKKSLTFEERFALEELLKAKSSKWKHQKLRAIPIPKKDGTTTRLLKIPTLADRCWQCLAKYALEPAHEATFHKHSYGFRTGRSAHDAQKQVFQNLKSSSNGINKRILELDIEKCFDRINHSSIISNLIAPNRLKLGIFRCLKVGINPDFPEQGTCQGGVVSPLLANIALNGIEELHKYHTNKGRKIKATTPEKDINTACVRYADDMVFFLRPEDDEKEILDNISQFLAKRGLKVSEKKTKLTASTFGFDFLGWHFKVQQNGKFRSSPSEENFKAFRKKVKKIANNSNYGASEKAKKLAPIVRGWRQYHKFCKMDSARFNLYHIQHRAYKVFNQETKQDRLSSKKLLDKAFPTVCYSENRHIKVKGNKSPFDGDLVYWSKRNSKLYDGITSRLLKKQNHTCGYCGHKLTSEEKVNLHHCDGNHSNWKDYNLTVVHESCHDYIHMKQKGKELR; encoded by the coding sequence ATGATTAGGCACGGCAAAACCGCCAGTGAATCTTGGAAATCACTACCCTGGAAGAAATTTCGAGCGAATGTTTTCCGCTTACAAAGAAGAGTGTTCAAAGCTGTTCGAGTTGGCGACAAGCGCAAAGCCCGTCAATTACAGAAGCTTATCCTGAAATCTCGTGCGGCTAGGTTTCTGGCAATTCGTCAAGTAACACAGTTAAACGCTGGTAAGAAGACAGCAGGTATTGATGGCAAAAAGTCCCTTACTTTTGAGGAACGCTTTGCACTCGAAGAGCTGCTAAAAGCAAAAAGTAGCAAGTGGAAACACCAAAAGTTACGAGCAATTCCAATCCCTAAAAAAGATGGGACAACTACACGATTGCTTAAAATTCCAACTCTTGCGGACAGATGCTGGCAATGCCTAGCTAAGTACGCATTAGAACCAGCACATGAAGCAACTTTTCACAAACACAGCTACGGATTCAGAACTGGGCGCTCTGCCCATGATGCTCAAAAGCAGGTTTTTCAAAACCTCAAATCAAGTTCCAATGGCATCAACAAGAGAATCCTTGAGTTAGATATAGAAAAGTGCTTTGACCGGATTAACCATTCCTCCATCATATCTAACCTTATTGCCCCTAATCGGCTAAAATTAGGTATATTCCGATGCCTTAAAGTTGGAATAAATCCCGATTTCCCAGAACAAGGTACTTGTCAAGGTGGGGTGGTGAGTCCACTACTAGCTAACATCGCCCTCAACGGAATAGAAGAACTACACAAATATCACACAAATAAAGGACGCAAAATAAAAGCAACTACCCCTGAAAAGGACATTAATACTGCCTGCGTTCGATATGCCGATGATATGGTATTTTTCCTACGACCAGAAGACGATGAAAAAGAAATACTCGATAATATTAGCCAATTCCTAGCAAAAAGAGGACTAAAGGTAAGTGAGAAAAAGACAAAGCTAACCGCTTCGACTTTCGGATTTGATTTCTTGGGCTGGCACTTCAAAGTACAGCAAAACGGAAAGTTTAGAAGCTCTCCCTCAGAGGAAAACTTTAAAGCATTCCGCAAGAAAGTCAAGAAAATTGCTAACAACTCGAATTATGGTGCATCAGAAAAAGCTAAGAAATTAGCTCCAATAGTCCGAGGATGGAGACAATACCATAAGTTCTGTAAAATGGACAGTGCTAGATTCAACCTCTATCACATACAACACAGAGCCTACAAGGTATTTAACCAAGAAACTAAACAAGACCGCCTATCTAGTAAAAAACTGCTAGATAAAGCCTTCCCAACAGTTTGTTACTCCGAAAACCGCCACATCAAAGTTAAAGGAAATAAATCACCTTTTGACGGAGATTTAGTCTATTGGAGCAAACGCAACAGTAAGCTATATGACGGCATAACCTCAAGATTATTAAAGAAGCAAAACCATACCTGTGGATACTGTGGTCACAAATTAACCTCGGAAGAAAAGGTTAATCTACATCACTGTGACGGCAATCATTCTAACTGGAAGGACTATAACCTAACAGTGGTACACGAAAGTTGTCATGATTACATCCACATGAAGCAAAAGGGAAAGGAACTCAGATAG
- a CDS encoding YcjF family protein, which produces MRQLPVSRLVTLIVGLIVILGLSLWLIDSLSRLYWQLSYSPFLGNLLLFLLVILVAALIAAFVYYALKIQSGEQRSRSRKRPNIKLPEKKTETASTTLEAVRKQVSQIQDEVSRQALLSKSREIEANLSRGEIQVVVFGTGSAGKTSLVNAVMGRMVGKVNAPMGTTTVGETYCLRLKGMERRILITDTPGILEAGVAGTEREQFARELATSADLLLFVVDNDLRRSEYEPLKALAEIGKRSLLVLNKTDLYAEEDTQVILAKLRERVRGFIPTSDVVAIAANPQEVELENGDVFRSEPEIVPLLRRMAAILRAEGEDLVADNILLQSIRLGEEARKLIDSQRRRQANKIVDRFQWIGAGVVSVTPLPVVDLLATAAVNAQMVVEIGRVYGCELNMERGRELALSLAKTLASLGIVKGALQLVTTALQLNIATLVLGKAIQGVTAAYLTRIAGKSFIEYFRHDQDWGDGGMTEVVQRQFQLNRRDEFVKAFISEAIAKVVKPLTDRKEVVEEEIGE; this is translated from the coding sequence ATGCGCCAACTACCTGTATCACGCTTAGTTACGTTAATTGTCGGCTTAATTGTCATCCTAGGGCTGAGTCTCTGGTTGATAGATTCGCTGTCTCGGCTTTATTGGCAGTTATCTTATTCCCCATTTCTGGGTAATTTACTGCTGTTTTTGCTGGTGATTTTAGTTGCAGCATTAATTGCAGCTTTTGTTTATTATGCTCTGAAAATTCAATCTGGGGAACAGCGTAGCCGCAGCCGCAAACGTCCTAATATTAAACTTCCTGAAAAGAAAACCGAAACGGCTTCTACAACTTTGGAAGCTGTACGCAAACAGGTTTCGCAAATTCAAGATGAAGTTTCCCGCCAAGCTTTGCTGAGTAAATCCCGCGAAATCGAAGCTAATTTATCGCGCGGTGAAATTCAAGTGGTGGTGTTTGGTACGGGAAGTGCAGGTAAAACTTCTTTGGTGAATGCGGTGATGGGAAGAATGGTAGGTAAGGTGAATGCACCGATGGGCACTACAACCGTTGGGGAAACTTACTGTCTGCGGCTTAAGGGGATGGAGCGCAGAATTTTAATTACCGATACACCGGGCATTTTGGAAGCGGGGGTTGCCGGTACGGAAAGGGAACAGTTCGCAAGGGAATTAGCTACATCTGCCGATTTATTATTATTTGTTGTAGATAACGATTTGCGACGTTCGGAATACGAACCTTTGAAAGCATTAGCGGAAATTGGTAAACGTTCTTTACTAGTACTCAATAAAACCGATTTGTATGCAGAAGAAGACACCCAAGTAATTTTAGCTAAACTGCGCGAGCGAGTGCGGGGCTTTATTCCCACCAGCGATGTGGTTGCGATCGCGGCTAATCCGCAGGAGGTAGAGCTAGAAAATGGCGATGTATTTCGTTCAGAACCAGAAATCGTACCTTTATTACGCAGAATGGCAGCAATTTTACGGGCAGAAGGAGAAGATTTAGTCGCTGACAATATTTTGCTGCAATCGATAAGATTGGGAGAAGAAGCCAGAAAACTGATTGATTCTCAACGTCGTCGGCAAGCGAATAAAATTGTAGATAGATTTCAGTGGATTGGGGCGGGAGTAGTTTCGGTAACACCATTACCGGTAGTAGATTTGCTCGCAACTGCTGCGGTAAACGCGCAAATGGTAGTAGAAATTGGCAGAGTTTACGGTTGCGAATTGAATATGGAAAGGGGAAGGGAATTAGCGCTTTCTCTCGCGAAAACTTTAGCTAGCTTGGGAATAGTTAAAGGTGCTTTGCAGTTAGTTACTACAGCGCTACAGTTAAACATTGCAACTTTAGTACTTGGTAAAGCAATTCAAGGAGTAACGGCAGCTTATTTAACCAGAATTGCCGGTAAAAGCTTTATCGAATATTTCCGTCACGATCAAGATTGGGGTGATGGAGGAATGACAGAAGTTGTACAAAGACAGTTTCAGTTAAATCGTCGCGATGAATTTGTGAAAGCCTTTATTTCTGAAGCGATTGCGAAAGTTGTTAAACCGTTGACGGATAGGAAGGAAGTTGTAGAAGAAGAGATTGGGGAATAG
- a CDS encoding universal stress protein yields MLKKIIVAIDSLSMSQHVFDEAVYLAKATDAKLMVLHVLSPLDEQYIDPLFLQPTILYPELQINNSKYANDWENLKKDRLNWLHFMCKQATELGVKAEFSQNIGEPSRMICDIARNWEADVIVIGRRGRRGISEFIMGSVSNYVLHHAHCSVFIVQGKIADFKEIHEERAEKAEVLR; encoded by the coding sequence ATGCTGAAAAAAATTATTGTAGCCATTGATAGCTTATCTATGAGTCAGCATGTGTTTGATGAAGCTGTATATTTAGCGAAAGCAACAGATGCTAAATTAATGGTTTTACATGTTTTATCTCCCCTCGACGAGCAATATATTGACCCTTTGTTTCTGCAACCAACTATTCTTTATCCAGAATTACAAATAAATAATAGTAAATATGCAAATGACTGGGAGAATCTCAAAAAAGATAGATTAAATTGGCTGCATTTTATGTGCAAGCAAGCAACTGAATTAGGAGTAAAAGCAGAATTTTCTCAGAACATTGGCGAACCATCTCGAATGATTTGCGATATTGCTCGAAATTGGGAGGCTGATGTAATTGTAATCGGTCGCCGGGGTCGTCGGGGAATCAGCGAATTTATAATGGGTAGTGTTAGCAATTACGTACTTCATCATGCTCATTGTTCGGTATTTATAGTACAAGGGAAAATTGCCGATTTTAAGGAAATACATGAAGAAAGAGCAGAAAAAGCTGAAGTTTTGCGTTGA
- a CDS encoding PAS domain S-box protein — protein MSSITSLNDLLSLNRVIETYYLKVAPDTLVNDAITLMLNISYGDEEKPSCILVIDECRLVGIFTQEVALRIAVSGKDLSTMPVSQVMIRQVISLKKTANQNILTALKIIREHEISHLPIVDEEDNLLGIIEEKNLLQFFVDEHERIIHTIKHADANGKPDINHIRAAEAQIKFDANILAHVSDAVIAVDKEHKIIYLNQRAEQQYNIKAADFIGRSLKDVYQYRWLKEEDRQFAKESLSRSAWWQGENIHVKKNGEEIYVELSVSLLKNHRGEQIGLLAVIRDITKRKQAEEKLRQTEDLLQEAERIAKIGSWSWDLAKNESWWSRELYRFTNRNKGNSKPNVATISQFIHPADRERINKLTLNAIEKGIPYETEFRFICSDGSIGYAFSCGKVEKDEKGNIVRFYGISKDVTEYKQAEAALRESEERFRIMADTAPVMIWMSGCDKLYHYFNAKWLEFTGKTLEHELGNGWTQGVHPDDRQRCIEIYVNSFDARQAFSMEYRLQNKHGEYRWVLDKGTPRFDADENFVGYIGSCIDITERKQAEEKIAQQAVLLDVATDAILLRSVAGEILYCNQSAERMYGWTADEAVGKKADELLYKEVTQELTEALQEVGRSGSWQGELHKITKQGREITVASRWTLVSDEAGNPKSILTVDTDITEKKLLESQFLRAQRLESLGTLASGIAHDLNNMLTPILAIAQLLPLKLGHVDDTSKEMLQMLEANTKRGANLVKQVLSFARGNEGKRTVLQVKHLLKDIEQFAKGTFPKSITIERNLPRDLWTVSADATQLHQVFMNLVVNARDSMPEGGTLSIEAENKFIDESYAKMNIEAQVGSYVLVTIADTGIGISPQIIDRIFDPFFTTKQVGEGTGLGLSTVLGIVKNHGGFIEVSSKIDSYTQFKVYLPSIEDKASVIPENKQFPSGNNELILVVDDEAGICEIIKTTLETYNFRVITAKDGIEALAIYVQRKKEINIVLIDIMMPLMDGETAIRTLQQINPQVKIIAMSGLLSNETLAEANGNIFQAFLSKPFSASELLNALARVKNKS, from the coding sequence ATGTCATCTATTACCAGTTTGAATGATTTACTGTCGCTAAATCGGGTTATTGAGACTTATTATCTAAAAGTTGCACCCGATACTTTGGTAAACGATGCAATTACTTTAATGCTGAATATAAGTTATGGAGATGAAGAAAAGCCCAGTTGCATATTAGTGATTGATGAATGCCGCTTAGTGGGAATATTCACTCAAGAAGTGGCTCTCAGAATTGCTGTTTCTGGAAAAGATTTATCGACTATGCCGGTATCTCAGGTAATGATAAGGCAAGTAATCAGCTTAAAAAAAACTGCAAATCAAAATATATTGACAGCATTAAAAATAATCCGCGAGCATGAAATTTCTCACTTACCAATTGTGGATGAGGAAGATAATTTGCTGGGAATTATTGAAGAGAAAAACTTATTACAATTCTTTGTGGATGAACACGAGCGAATTATCCACACAATAAAACATGCGGATGCTAATGGCAAGCCAGACATTAATCATATTCGGGCTGCAGAAGCCCAAATTAAATTTGATGCAAATATTTTAGCTCACGTCAGCGATGCGGTTATTGCTGTCGATAAGGAGCATAAAATTATCTATTTAAATCAAAGAGCCGAGCAGCAATATAATATCAAAGCTGCGGATTTTATCGGACGTAGTTTAAAAGATGTTTATCAATATCGCTGGCTGAAGGAAGAAGATAGGCAATTTGCGAAAGAAAGTTTATCTAGAAGTGCTTGGTGGCAAGGAGAAAATATTCACGTTAAGAAAAATGGAGAAGAAATTTACGTCGAATTATCAGTTAGTCTTTTAAAAAATCATCGCGGCGAGCAAATTGGTTTGTTAGCTGTAATTAGAGATATTACTAAACGCAAACAAGCTGAAGAAAAGTTACGTCAAACTGAAGATTTGCTGCAAGAAGCCGAGAGAATAGCTAAAATTGGCAGTTGGTCTTGGGATTTAGCTAAAAATGAATCATGGTGGTCTAGAGAGTTATATAGATTTACCAATCGCAACAAAGGTAATTCTAAACCTAATGTCGCAACTATTAGTCAATTTATTCATCCTGCGGATAGAGAAAGAATAAATAAGTTAACTTTAAATGCGATTGAAAAAGGTATTCCTTATGAAACCGAATTCCGATTTATATGTTCGGATGGCTCCATCGGTTATGCATTTTCTTGTGGAAAAGTAGAAAAAGATGAGAAAGGAAATATTGTTCGTTTTTACGGTATTTCTAAAGATGTTACTGAATACAAACAAGCAGAAGCGGCTTTACGAGAAAGCGAAGAAAGATTCCGTATAATGGCAGATACAGCCCCTGTAATGATTTGGATGTCTGGCTGTGATAAACTTTACCACTACTTTAATGCTAAGTGGCTGGAATTTACTGGAAAAACTTTAGAACATGAACTCGGTAATGGTTGGACACAAGGGGTTCATCCAGATGATAGACAGCGCTGCATAGAAATTTATGTTAATTCTTTTGATGCTCGTCAAGCATTTTCCATGGAGTATCGTCTGCAAAATAAGCATGGCGAATATCGCTGGGTTTTGGATAAAGGTACTCCTAGATTTGATGCAGATGAAAATTTTGTCGGCTATATTGGTTCTTGCATAGATATAACCGAGCGCAAACAGGCAGAAGAAAAAATAGCTCAGCAGGCGGTATTGCTTGATGTTGCTACAGACGCAATTTTATTAAGAAGTGTAGCAGGAGAAATTTTATACTGCAACCAAAGTGCCGAGCGGATGTATGGTTGGACGGCAGATGAAGCTGTGGGGAAAAAAGCCGATGAGCTTTTATACAAGGAAGTAACTCAAGAGTTAACCGAAGCTTTGCAGGAAGTTGGACGCAGCGGTTCGTGGCAAGGTGAATTACATAAAATTACCAAGCAGGGTAGAGAAATTACGGTTGCTAGCCGCTGGACTTTGGTAAGCGACGAAGCCGGAAACCCAAAATCAATTTTGACTGTAGACACCGATATCACCGAGAAAAAACTACTTGAAAGCCAGTTTCTCCGCGCTCAACGCTTGGAAAGCCTCGGTACCTTAGCAAGCGGTATTGCTCACGATTTGAATAATATGCTCACACCAATTTTAGCGATCGCTCAATTATTACCGCTAAAACTCGGGCATGTTGACGACACTTCTAAAGAAATGCTGCAAATGTTAGAAGCTAATACCAAGCGAGGGGCTAATTTAGTCAAACAGGTTTTGTCTTTTGCTCGCGGTAACGAAGGTAAGCGCACGGTATTGCAAGTTAAGCATTTACTAAAAGATATCGAGCAGTTTGCTAAGGGCACATTTCCTAAAAGCATCACCATCGAAAGGAATTTACCGAGAGATTTATGGACAGTTTCGGCAGACGCAACCCAACTGCATCAGGTATTTATGAATTTAGTCGTAAATGCCCGAGATTCCATGCCCGAGGGAGGAACTTTAAGCATTGAAGCAGAAAATAAATTTATTGATGAAAGTTATGCCAAAATGAATATCGAGGCACAAGTTGGCTCTTATGTCTTGGTTACTATTGCTGACACTGGAATTGGTATTTCTCCACAAATAATAGATAGAATTTTTGACCCATTTTTTACTACCAAACAGGTAGGAGAAGGTACGGGATTAGGTTTATCGACGGTTTTAGGTATTGTTAAAAACCACGGTGGTTTTATTGAAGTATCGAGCAAAATAGACTCGTACACTCAGTTTAAAGTTTATCTACCAAGTATAGAGGACAAGGCTTCAGTAATACCAGAAAATAAACAGTTTCCTAGTGGGAATAATGAATTAATTTTAGTTGTAGATGATGAAGCAGGAATTTGTGAAATTATTAAAACAACCCTTGAAACCTATAATTTCCGCGTAATTACCGCCAAAGATGGGATTGAAGCTCTTGCAATTTATGTGCAGCGAAAAAAAGAAATTAATATCGTTTTAATCGATATAATGATGCCCTTAATGGACGGCGAAACAGCCATCCGCACGTTACAGCAAATTAATCCGCAGGTCAAAATTATTGCAATGAGCGGATTGCTTTCTAATGAAACTTTAGCGGAAGCCAATGGTAATATTTTTCAAGCTTTTCTATCGAAGCCTTTTAGTGCGAGCGAACTATTAAATGCTTTGGCAAGGGTTAAGAATAAGTCATAG
- a CDS encoding aldo/keto reductase, translating into MQTNQKLSLPTMGCGTWAWGNKVLWGYNQGMDNDLQEVFNICVSNGVTLFDTGDSYGTGKLNGQSEKLLGRFTKEYDGVNKDDICIATKLAAYPWRLIRGAMVSAGKASAKRLGKNVDLVQMHWSTANYFPWQEWALLDGLGDLYEQGLVKGVGLSNYGSKRLQKVHKRFAERGIPIKTLQVQYSLLSTYPVTELGVKEVCDELGIKLIAYSPLCLGILTGKYTDKSKYPQGIRNFLFKQLIPGAKSLLECLRAVAESRNKTMAQVAINWCICKGTIPIPGAKNAEQARQNIGALGWELDAGEIAELDKAAASTDKKMVQNIFQTK; encoded by the coding sequence ATGCAAACTAACCAAAAACTCTCTTTACCAACAATGGGTTGCGGAACTTGGGCATGGGGTAACAAGGTGCTTTGGGGATACAATCAAGGCATGGATAACGATCTACAAGAAGTATTTAATATTTGTGTCAGCAACGGTGTAACTTTATTTGATACTGGTGATTCCTACGGTACGGGAAAGCTAAACGGACAGAGTGAGAAGCTTTTGGGGCGTTTTACGAAAGAGTATGACGGTGTAAATAAAGACGATATCTGCATTGCTACTAAATTAGCTGCTTATCCTTGGAGGTTAATTAGAGGTGCTATGGTATCTGCTGGTAAAGCTTCTGCGAAACGTTTGGGGAAAAATGTTGATTTAGTACAGATGCATTGGTCAACTGCGAATTATTTTCCCTGGCAGGAATGGGCTTTGTTGGATGGGTTGGGAGATTTGTACGAGCAAGGTTTGGTTAAGGGTGTGGGTTTATCAAATTATGGCTCTAAAAGATTGCAAAAGGTACACAAAAGGTTTGCGGAAAGAGGAATCCCGATTAAGACTTTGCAGGTACAGTATTCTTTGCTGTCAACTTATCCAGTTACGGAGTTGGGGGTTAAGGAAGTTTGCGACGAGTTGGGAATTAAGTTAATTGCCTACAGCCCTTTGTGTTTGGGAATTTTAACGGGGAAATATACAGATAAAAGTAAATATCCTCAAGGTATTAGAAATTTTCTTTTTAAACAATTAATTCCCGGTGCAAAATCTTTATTAGAATGTTTGCGAGCAGTTGCGGAATCTAGAAATAAAACTATGGCTCAGGTGGCAATTAACTGGTGTATTTGTAAAGGTACGATTCCTATTCCTGGAGCTAAAAATGCCGAGCAAGCAAGGCAGAATATTGGTGCTTTGGGTTGGGAATTGGATGCTGGAGAAATTGCAGAGTTGGATAAAGCAGCGGCAAGTACTGATAAGAAGATGGTGCAGAATATTTTTCAGACAAAGTAA
- a CDS encoding PH domain-containing protein, giving the protein MGIFSGMMGNASEVNPEKLERELASLMIEGESMHKAFKLIRDLVVFTNKRIILIDKQGMTGKKTEFLSIPYKSIKYFSKESAGTLDLDAEIKVWISGDDLPKEFQFKRDNAVDEVYQLLSYYTL; this is encoded by the coding sequence ATGGGAATTTTCAGCGGCATGATGGGTAATGCTTCTGAGGTTAATCCGGAGAAGTTGGAAAGGGAACTTGCTTCTTTGATGATTGAAGGGGAAAGTATGCACAAAGCTTTCAAATTAATTAGAGATTTGGTTGTTTTTACAAATAAAAGAATTATTTTAATTGATAAGCAAGGAATGACGGGTAAGAAGACTGAGTTTTTATCGATTCCCTATAAGTCTATTAAGTATTTTAGCAAGGAAAGTGCCGGTACTTTAGATTTAGATGCTGAAATTAAGGTTTGGATTTCTGGAGATGATTTACCAAAGGAATTTCAGTTTAAAAGAGATAATGCTGTAGATGAGGTTTATCAGCTTTTGAGTTACTATACTTTGTAA
- a CDS encoding DUF2887 domain-containing protein: MRRDSIFYKLFQQYPSLLFELLTNPPDNASEYKFDWEHPNGGKKPAD, translated from the coding sequence ATGCGCCGAGATTCTATATTTTACAAATTGTTTCAACAATACCCAAGTTTACTATTTGAATTGTTGACAAATCCACCAGACAATGCATCCGAATACAAATTTGATTGGGAGCATCCCAATGGCGGCAAAAAGCCCGCAGACTAA
- a CDS encoding alpha-ketoglutarate-dependent dioxygenase AlkB encodes MSSKEPELVFIDNFIENSSALFVSLWDNIVWDERIKARKTASFGVAYDYSNITYPQVEMLPDLIPICHKIAANVGFLPNNCLLNYYPDGNSTMGYHSDSAKELKLGTGVVIISLGCERYIYFRSKADKEIKFQYLLCPGKLLYMDKAVQDNWMHAIPKQNGAGERISLSFRCIV; translated from the coding sequence ATGAGTAGCAAAGAACCGGAATTGGTATTTATTGATAATTTTATAGAAAATAGTAGTGCATTATTTGTTTCACTTTGGGATAATATCGTTTGGGATGAAAGAATAAAAGCTAGGAAAACGGCAAGCTTTGGCGTTGCTTATGATTATTCTAATATCACTTATCCTCAAGTTGAAATGCTTCCCGATTTGATACCTATTTGTCACAAAATAGCCGCGAATGTTGGCTTTTTACCTAATAATTGTCTTTTAAATTATTATCCCGATGGTAATTCTACTATGGGTTATCATTCGGATTCTGCGAAGGAGTTAAAATTAGGCACTGGTGTTGTAATTATTTCTCTTGGTTGTGAAAGATATATTTATTTTAGAAGTAAAGCTGATAAGGAAATTAAGTTTCAATATCTGCTTTGCCCTGGCAAACTTTTGTATATGGATAAAGCTGTTCAAGATAATTGGATGCACGCTATCCCAAAACAAAATGGTGCTGGTGAAAGAATTAGTTTAAGTTTTAGATGTATTGTTTGA
- a CDS encoding DUF937 domain-containing protein, translating to MGLFDQVLNAVNNPETLGSMDDIGGILNTVQQLSGNAGTNSSTMQSAMSVVGNFVRSSLQQKRVNEGEQQAQSIVDQFSGTSPNSQAVNTLFSGAMQQQVVQEIAQRTGLDMTKAQQMLPMLVPLVLQFLQSGTNSQNRQSSGNSVLNSFLDADGDGDVDISDAMGMASRYLGR from the coding sequence ATGGGATTATTCGATCAAGTTCTGAATGCAGTTAACAATCCCGAGACATTAGGCAGTATGGATGATATTGGCGGTATCCTTAATACCGTACAGCAGTTGAGTGGTAATGCCGGGACTAACTCTTCGACAATGCAATCTGCTATGAGTGTTGTAGGTAACTTTGTTCGTTCTTCTTTGCAACAAAAGCGAGTTAACGAAGGCGAACAGCAAGCTCAATCTATAGTAGACCAATTTAGCGGTACTTCCCCCAATTCTCAAGCTGTTAATACACTTTTCTCTGGAGCTATGCAGCAACAGGTAGTGCAGGAAATTGCTCAACGTACTGGCTTAGATATGACTAAGGCTCAACAAATGCTGCCAATGTTGGTTCCTTTGGTACTGCAATTTTTACAGTCGGGTACTAATTCTCAAAATCGTCAGTCTAGTGGAAATTCGGTTCTTAATAGCTTCCTCGATGCTGACGGTGATGGTGATGTTGATATTTCCGACGCTATGGGAATGGCTAGCCGTTATCTAGGAAGATAG